The Plectropomus leopardus isolate mb chromosome 14, YSFRI_Pleo_2.0, whole genome shotgun sequence DNA window AAAGTGCACTGTTCAGTAGACTATACAGTTTCATATCCTTAACTTGGTTGACACCATCATTAAACTTATCTCGGTTGATttgtagaaataaaaagaacattatGATTACTGTTATGCATTTTAACAGCACACAAATCTGAATACTCAATTCAACTCAAGGCAACACTtgaatttttaacaattttatttgACTGAATAATCAAATAACGTATTTGAAATAAACGTCACTCATTAGTTAAAAggtaaatgtcagaaaaaaagacatttccagaCCACTGTTGTAGAGATAGGAGGGCCCCAAAATGGGGGACTTCAAATGACGTTCAGAAATTCACGTTACAATATAAACAGTGctgttggttttcttttttgtatttgtatattaGTATCGCAACATAATTGAGAATGTATTGTGAGTGTAAACGGGGTACGTTAAACAATGAGATTATTCCGTTGCTGAAGGAGTGGCCTACCCAAAGTCAACGACGAGtcaaactttaacattttataaaagagtTAAATCTTCTCACGAATACGGTCGAGTGAAACTTACCGCAGTCAAGAAATTTCACCGGGACGGCACAGGTGAATCCCATCAAGCAGATCAAAACAATGAAACCAGTGTGGACATCcatttttcttcccttctttatGACCCTAAAAACAAGGAATGAGACATTACGcaacagaaaaaggaaacttGGACGATAAGCAGACCACTTCGAGCGGTCAGCAGAAAGCCTTCAATCATATGACTCCTCGTTTCCTCAAACGTCCGAGAGGAGCAGTGattaaagttttacaaaaagagacaaacactCTTTGAGTAGctggaaatgtgtttaaaaaacgcAAACAGTCCGAGTCTACTTATTAACAGAGTACACGAAAAAAATGTACGAAACCGAGACTGAGTAAAGTGTACTTACCAGGCGCTAACAGAGTGAAAGCAGCAGCCGCTTAGCACCTTTTATTTCCCTGTATCACGCGATCCAAACAACGCCTATTTATTAGAAAACGGTGTTATTGTCGCCCACAATTTGGACTGTCAGGAAATCCCCTCAACGTAAAGTGCGCTATAACTGGAAGATTAGAACCAAAACCGATCCAAGACCCAAATAATCCGTCTTTCAAATCGCAATATAAACATTTAGTCGTTTTATCTTGTAGATTTGTGGCATTTATTTTAAGAGCTGTGCCTGAAAGGCAAAACTAATGCATTAAAGAACTCCATAATCTAGACCTGAATACGTTGCGATCGGCAGGTAAATTGACGAATCAAATGGTCGCATTGTACAAAAATGGGCGTATGTATTTGATAGACAAGCATTTTAGCCAATAAATGCACGATCTGCCTGTAGTCAACGGTTGGAGGTGGGATTTAACAACATTTGTTATGGAAGATGTCATTCGTGAGAGCAGCAATGATATCTGCGTCAAAGTCTAAAGTATTGAGCCTTGCTAGGTAATTTGTAGAAATCGTAGACATTGTTGAGAATTGCAACctgtaaacaacatttttgtggGTGGAGAAAAAGCTGTTTGTTGAATATTTGCCAGGTAGTTAGCAAGCTAGCCTTTAAAGCCACAGTTAGCTAGCACCAGGGCTCGCAACGTTGCATGTCTTCTTGTTGACATGAGATCTGATCTTAAAGGtaacatcaatatttttcagGGCATCTTCTCTTCTGAACAACATCAACGTGAGCCCACAGCTACATCGACTTCTCCAAAAACCCCAGCCAGCCCTTTACACAGCGGGGCCTCAGCGCTTTAGCAGCGGCTTGTCCCAGGAGAAACCAGCTGTGTCAGAGCCATCTGAAGATAAAGTACAACTCACTGAGTCATGTGTCAAGGTCAGCAGACGCTCGATTAACATGATTAACATGACTTTGCatcaaatgcagtttttaaatgcaaattaaaagataatttaCAGTTTTGAGACATGTACGGAAAGCGAGGGTGGACAAAAACTACACATGGAGTAGCGTCAGTAACAGAGatgtttgtcaaaaatattttggggaTGGTTTTCCATCTGtgtgaaatctgaaaaatgaaattaatacCGCATCTTAGCCAGTGTTGACAGTGAAGGAGCTACATGAGAAATGTAACTCCATTATATCACATCAGTGTTGTTATTGTGTGGGGTGTAGTAGGTATAGGGGAATGAGTTCTTCAAGGCCTACATCTGAGATATTTGACTTTGGAGACACAAACATTGTCATTGGATTCTGAATCACTGAAGTGTGCGCCTTATTCATCATGCTCATGTCCCTCCCTTTAATCCAGAGACTAGGGGAAATCATGGAGAAGGGCGAGTATCTGAGGATACACGTGGAGGGAGGAGGCTGCTCCGGCTTCCAGTACAAGTTTTCTGTTGACAGCAACAGGAACGAGGATGACAGGTGAACTGCCACTCATCTAGTGATCAAGTTATTGTTTCCTTATTGTCTATTAATCCAGTCAACTCTGTTCTTCCTGCATCCGCTCGGCTCTGCTTCCAGAGTGTTTGAGCAGGGAGGAGTGGGCGTTATTGTGGATCAGGACAGCTTGGAGTTTGTGAAAGGAGCCACTGTGGACTTCAGCCAGGAGCTGATCCGCGCCACCTTCCTCGTGCTCAAGAACCCTCAAGCCGATCATGGCTGCTCCTGCGGCAGCTCCTTTTCTGTCAAGTTATGACCCTGTTTCCCTTCATCAATACTATTCAATAACCTTATCAGTTTGTTAGatacacttttacaaaatgcaacaaagcaTTATAGACACTTCACAATATACTCCATTCTAACTACTGGTTTTGTAGATGTGAGACTACTTGAACTGAATGAAAGGCAGAGATATCGATTAAGCATTGTTTTATCAGCATATAATGACAGTAAATGCTCGTTGACAGCTGAGTTCACAGTATTGACCTGTAATTCGCATGTATTCAAACCAGACAAAGGCTCACTTGAGGTGTTTTGAGTATGCAGTGCTGAGATTTACctttgtgtgtaaaatatgtaaataggCCAAATCTATGATTGCAGAGagctaaaatatatttgtttcatccaaaataaattaaatgaatttcaaatatttatatcttcagtttttttgaaTTAACAATATGCAAtatgatgtgtgtgttataaAGTTAACTTCACTCACATGATGTACTTTCTTATTGAATTAGTATGGTGAAAGGGCAGCCAGGAAATGTTTCTATTTACTGATAATTGATAAAAAGTTAGTTCAGGCACTCTTTGATTTGTCGAAACAATCACTTAAACATCATTCATTGGTTGAGATCAGCAGTTTTCAGTCAGAGGTCCTTGAAGCTCCAGGGTTTCCCTAAAAGAATGGggaattgtttattttcacaatttaatTCACTGTAGAAGTGAGCTCCGTATGAGTAAGAGTGACTATTCTGATCATATATTGACACAAAAAAGGTTGAGGATCACCGGTCTAAATTTATGTTGTAATTGCTGTCAGTGAACACTTGCCACTCAAAGTTTAAGTTCAtggttgcctttttttattaaagtggaATTTAAGAAACATctcacaaaaaatatacaaaaagaaTATGTACAAATGATATTTACACTGGtataatgaaaatcaaaatatgcagcaacaactttttttgtatagTTAGTCTTAATACAAGGAGCaaaatgttttgcacttttcatattttctctgATAAAACATTCCATTTAAGCAATATATCTGATTACACAAAACATGAACTTACTGTTGGAAAAAGTCACACCATTTCATATTCATGAAAATGCGACAGTAATACGTCATAGCAGCACACTGAAAAGTGAGAGAGAATTGCAACCGTGTATTGAAACATCAATTTACagctgatcttttttttttcgttttgttttctGAGGAATTTGGTTCGGACAGATTGTCTTCCAGTAAGCCATGCACACCCACTAACCACAAACAAGTCCTCAAACGAGTATGCACACGTTTAACATGTCATGAGGGGGAACACTGCCGAGGGAGGTTTGAGGTCAACCAGTCGACGACACGACCACATAAACAAACCATAAATTAACCGTCGGGGTAACACAGTGACCAGGTCAGGTGTACAGTGCATAGTATGCTTTGGCATGCTGACATCCAGAACATAACAGTGGATGTTACATTCAGGAGGAAGGCCACAGGATTTGGAATCACCAGTAAAAATCGAACAAATGACTACATGATCCAAAAAGTAAAACCAACATAATACAAAAAGAATCCAAACCCTCATTAGTTCAACACTCGGAGATTAAGGCTAATTCAGTTTGCTACATGTtcttaaaaaatggcattgtcAGTTACACAATTTCATAGGCCGACCAAGTGGCAAAACTGCCATTTGGGACACAGATAACGCtcgttcttaaaaaaaaaaaaaaaaaaaaaaatccatcaccGACATGATATGCACATACTGTTTTagagatgttttttcttttaccttttttttctcaagaatGATGCAGTGTTTTGAGAGCAGGGCTGTACGCCCTCCGCCTGTGTTCACAATCAGGACTGATGATGAAAATGCGCCgttcacatatgcatgcaccTAGTTTTGAGGCAGTAAGTCAGTTCACCACTTTGACTCATTTACAAGCTGCCAGGTCTGTCCACTTCCACCACTACCTGCtactccaccacctcctcctcctcctcctgctcctcctcttcattttaaatgcagaatcGTTTCTCTGGAGAGCCACGCTGGGAGACTCTCTGAGGCAGGATGTGATCCTCAGTGAGGGGCATGGACACACCTCCACACAAACAGGCTACAGAGGACATAAAGGAGAGGATGCACTTAGTATTTCATTGTCATATAGTTTTTAAACTGTGTAATTTGCCTTCATCGTACCTTCTGTCATCTCCACCAGCACTAACGACAAAGCGATCTCCATTTGTGAAGCGAACATTAGTCAAGTGAGCAGAATGGCCCAGAAAGCGTTTGTGTTTGGCCTGCAAACACATCACATACACGTCATCCAGGTGGCATTTTCACAGGCAGATTTATCCGTCAAGTTGTTATTAGGTGTTTATGTAAtgtcacagagaaacacaaacacatttacagtttaTCACAGTTGCAGCACGGGACAGTTTCCATTAGCAGATGATATAAAGCCACATAAGTCATCATGTCGTTATCACGTGTGAAAGcccatcatttcattttttagcaCACAAATGAAGCGAGCGCCACGTTAGTTTAGGACACAGAGGTCATAGCTGTAAACTGTCATGTGGCTAAAATGTTGCTgaccctgtccacagcagtacattgcttaacttccgtgtcggactccagcctgcttctccaaactgggaacGTGCGCACCAACATGTACTGTTTGGAACACACTGACTATGAGTAAGGACCTTAACCCAACCCCCTCTAAACATCTCAAACTACCCCTTTAAATATGACTCCCTCCTCACTGATCCCTGCTACATCAATACTGCCAcactcactg harbors:
- the isca2 gene encoding iron-sulfur cluster assembly 2 homolog, mitochondrial, which produces MSFVRAAMISASKSKVLSLARASSLLNNINVSPQLHRLLQKPQPALYTAGPQRFSSGLSQEKPAVSEPSEDKVQLTESCVKRLGEIMEKGEYLRIHVEGGGCSGFQYKFSVDSNRNEDDRVFEQGGVGVIVDQDSLEFVKGATVDFSQELIRATFLVLKNPQADHGCSCGSSFSVKL